Proteins from one Mercurialis annua linkage group LG7, ddMerAnnu1.2, whole genome shotgun sequence genomic window:
- the LOC126657669 gene encoding RNA polymerase II transcriptional coactivator KIWI-like, with protein sequence MSGRGKRKEEESALDENSEGHAPPKKASKIAAADESDELVVCEVSKNRRVTVRNWQGKVWVDIREFYVKDGQLLPGKRGISLNVDQWNVLRDHVEAIDKALAEA encoded by the exons ATGTCAGGAAGAGGAAAAAGAAAGGAAGAAGAGAGCGCGTTGGATGAGAATAGCGAGGGACACGCGCCTCCCAAGAAAGCGTCGAAGATTGCGGCTGCTGATGAGTCGGACGAACTGGTGGTTTGCGAG GTATCGAAGAACAGGAGAGTGACGGTGAGGAACTGGCAAGGAAAGGTGTGGGTCGATATCCGCGAGTTCTACGTCAAAGATGGCCAGCTACTTCCTGGCAAAAGAG GAATATCATTAAATGTAGATCAG TGGAATGTGCTTCGAGATCATGTGGAAGCTATCGACAAGGCACTCGCTGAAGCTTAG
- the LOC126656199 gene encoding lipase-like PAD4 isoform X2 translates to METEVSAFESSEMVSCLLASTPLLTESWRLCDLASASSFVAELVGSTGYAAFFAAQLEESCAHLEPLPRGLFFPLHHQTDQDEAEEPLMVHSGFLRLFLSIYSTPTFQNQMLSIMQKSKCVVITGYSTGATLASLCALWLLSYLQSISSTLSVLCITFGSPLLANRSLSRAILRQRWAGNFCHVVSKHDIVPRLLFAPQLHSFRSLAADLPNQTKAEILHIVLASLDQHSETSCCFWPFGNYLFCSEDGGICIENVTCVIKMMHLLLSTSSPTSCIQDHLNYGYYIGKLSFQFLSKRSFQPAGVLPDSSYDAGVALALQSSGIACQEPVARPAEDCLKLARPMGRTPNLNCANLAIKLSEITPYRAEIEWYKASCDLSDDQMGYYDSFKQRGASKRDYKVNMNRHKLAQFWDCVIRMLENNQLPHDFQMRAKWVNAAQFYKLLVEPLDIAEYYRTGMHRTKGHYIGNGREKRYRIFDRWWKTRGVQEEEQNRRSKYASLTQDTCFWASVEEAREWLDRVRSENDPTNLALLWESIERFERYGRELVERKEVSKDVVARNSSYCVWVKDYNELKSQVARFCPRFPSLMNGEVVP, encoded by the exons ATGGAGACCGAAGTTTCAGC ATTTGAGAGCAGCGAGATGGTATCGTGTTTGCTAGCATCGACACCCTTGTTAACGGAGTCATGGAGACTCTGCGATTTGGCCTCCGCCTCTAGTTTTGTAGCTGAACTCGTCGGAAGTACTGGGTATGCCGCCTTTTTTGCTGCCCAATTGGAGGAGAGCTGTGCCCATCTGGAGCCTCTGCCTCGCGGCCTTTTCTTTCCGTTGCATCACCAAACTGATCAGGATGAAGCAGAGGAGCCTCTCATGGTCCATTCTGGCTTCTTGCGTCTTTTCCTTTCTATCTATTCCACTCCAACATTTCAAAACCAG ATGTTATCAATCATGCAGAAAAGCAAGTGTGTTGTTATAACAGGCTACTCTACAGGAGCAACACTGGCTTCTCTTTGTGCTCTCTGGCTCCTCTCTTACCTCCAATCCATTTCTTCTACCCTCTCCGTTTTATGCATCACTTTTGGTTCTCCATTGCTAGCCAATCGCTCTCTTTCTCGGGCCATTCTCCGCCAAAGATGGGCTGGAAACTTTTGTCATGTCGTATCCAAACACGACATCGTCCCCAGGCTACTATTCGCTCCTCAACTACACTCCTTTCGATCACTTGCTGCCGATTTACCTAATCAAACTAAAGCTGAAATTTTGCACATTGTATTGGCTTCACTTGACCAACACTCGGAAACATCTTGTTGCTTTTGGCCGTTTGGAAACTACCTTTTCTGCTCTGAAGATGGAGGTATATGTATCGAGAATGTAACGTGTGTTATCAAGATGATGCATTTGTTGCTTTCCACCAGTTCGCCCACCTCTTGCATACAAGATCATCTCAATTATGGATACTATATCGGGAAACTCTCTTTCCAGTTCTTGAGCAAGAGAAGTTTCCAGCCTGCTGGTGTGCTTCCTGATTCAAGCTATGACGCAGGTGTAGCCCTTGCTTTACAGTCCTCTGGAATAGCATGCCAG GAGCCTGTTGCGCGACCAGCTGAAGATTGCCTAAAATTGGCTAGGCCAATGGGACGTACACCGAACCTCAACTGTGCTAATTTGGCTATTAAACTGTCTGAAATAACACCCTATAGAGCAGAAATAGAGTGGTATAAAGCATCTTGTGATCTCTCTGATGATCAAATGGGGTACTATGACTCGTTCAAGCAAAGGGGAGCCTCCAAGCGGGACTACAAAGTCAACATGAATCGGCATAAGCTGGCGCAGTTCTGGGACTGCGTAATCAGGATGTTAGAGAACAATCAGCTCCCTCATGATTTTCAGATGCGAGCAAAGTGGGTGAATGCAGCCCAGTTCTATAAGCTCCTGGTAGAGCCATTAGATATTGCAGAGTATTATAGAACAGGTATGCACCGAACCAAAGGCCATTATATTGGGAATGGAAGAGAGAAGAGGTACCGGATTTTTGATAGGTGGTGGAAAACAAGAGGGGTTCAAGAGGAAGAGCAGAATAGAAGGAGCAAGTATGCAAGTTTGACGCAAGATACCTGTTTTTGGGCGAGCGTAGAAGAAGCTAGAGAGTGGCTAGATAGAGTGAGAAGTGAGAATGATCCGACAAATCTGGCGCTGCTATGGGAAAGTATTGAAAGATTCGAGAGATACGGTAGAGAATTAGTGGAAAGAAAGGAGGTGTCCAAGGATGTAGTGGCAAGGAATTCGAGCTATTGTGTTTGGGTGAAAGATTATAATGAATTGAAATCACAGGTTGCGAGATTCTGTCCTCGGTTTCCGAGTTTAATGAACGGGGAAGTTGTTCCTTGA
- the LOC126656199 gene encoding lipase-like PAD4 isoform X1 → METEVSAICRFESSEMVSCLLASTPLLTESWRLCDLASASSFVAELVGSTGYAAFFAAQLEESCAHLEPLPRGLFFPLHHQTDQDEAEEPLMVHSGFLRLFLSIYSTPTFQNQMLSIMQKSKCVVITGYSTGATLASLCALWLLSYLQSISSTLSVLCITFGSPLLANRSLSRAILRQRWAGNFCHVVSKHDIVPRLLFAPQLHSFRSLAADLPNQTKAEILHIVLASLDQHSETSCCFWPFGNYLFCSEDGGICIENVTCVIKMMHLLLSTSSPTSCIQDHLNYGYYIGKLSFQFLSKRSFQPAGVLPDSSYDAGVALALQSSGIACQEPVARPAEDCLKLARPMGRTPNLNCANLAIKLSEITPYRAEIEWYKASCDLSDDQMGYYDSFKQRGASKRDYKVNMNRHKLAQFWDCVIRMLENNQLPHDFQMRAKWVNAAQFYKLLVEPLDIAEYYRTGMHRTKGHYIGNGREKRYRIFDRWWKTRGVQEEEQNRRSKYASLTQDTCFWASVEEAREWLDRVRSENDPTNLALLWESIERFERYGRELVERKEVSKDVVARNSSYCVWVKDYNELKSQVARFCPRFPSLMNGEVVP, encoded by the exons ATGGAGACCGAAGTTTCAGC CATTTGCAGATTTGAGAGCAGCGAGATGGTATCGTGTTTGCTAGCATCGACACCCTTGTTAACGGAGTCATGGAGACTCTGCGATTTGGCCTCCGCCTCTAGTTTTGTAGCTGAACTCGTCGGAAGTACTGGGTATGCCGCCTTTTTTGCTGCCCAATTGGAGGAGAGCTGTGCCCATCTGGAGCCTCTGCCTCGCGGCCTTTTCTTTCCGTTGCATCACCAAACTGATCAGGATGAAGCAGAGGAGCCTCTCATGGTCCATTCTGGCTTCTTGCGTCTTTTCCTTTCTATCTATTCCACTCCAACATTTCAAAACCAG ATGTTATCAATCATGCAGAAAAGCAAGTGTGTTGTTATAACAGGCTACTCTACAGGAGCAACACTGGCTTCTCTTTGTGCTCTCTGGCTCCTCTCTTACCTCCAATCCATTTCTTCTACCCTCTCCGTTTTATGCATCACTTTTGGTTCTCCATTGCTAGCCAATCGCTCTCTTTCTCGGGCCATTCTCCGCCAAAGATGGGCTGGAAACTTTTGTCATGTCGTATCCAAACACGACATCGTCCCCAGGCTACTATTCGCTCCTCAACTACACTCCTTTCGATCACTTGCTGCCGATTTACCTAATCAAACTAAAGCTGAAATTTTGCACATTGTATTGGCTTCACTTGACCAACACTCGGAAACATCTTGTTGCTTTTGGCCGTTTGGAAACTACCTTTTCTGCTCTGAAGATGGAGGTATATGTATCGAGAATGTAACGTGTGTTATCAAGATGATGCATTTGTTGCTTTCCACCAGTTCGCCCACCTCTTGCATACAAGATCATCTCAATTATGGATACTATATCGGGAAACTCTCTTTCCAGTTCTTGAGCAAGAGAAGTTTCCAGCCTGCTGGTGTGCTTCCTGATTCAAGCTATGACGCAGGTGTAGCCCTTGCTTTACAGTCCTCTGGAATAGCATGCCAG GAGCCTGTTGCGCGACCAGCTGAAGATTGCCTAAAATTGGCTAGGCCAATGGGACGTACACCGAACCTCAACTGTGCTAATTTGGCTATTAAACTGTCTGAAATAACACCCTATAGAGCAGAAATAGAGTGGTATAAAGCATCTTGTGATCTCTCTGATGATCAAATGGGGTACTATGACTCGTTCAAGCAAAGGGGAGCCTCCAAGCGGGACTACAAAGTCAACATGAATCGGCATAAGCTGGCGCAGTTCTGGGACTGCGTAATCAGGATGTTAGAGAACAATCAGCTCCCTCATGATTTTCAGATGCGAGCAAAGTGGGTGAATGCAGCCCAGTTCTATAAGCTCCTGGTAGAGCCATTAGATATTGCAGAGTATTATAGAACAGGTATGCACCGAACCAAAGGCCATTATATTGGGAATGGAAGAGAGAAGAGGTACCGGATTTTTGATAGGTGGTGGAAAACAAGAGGGGTTCAAGAGGAAGAGCAGAATAGAAGGAGCAAGTATGCAAGTTTGACGCAAGATACCTGTTTTTGGGCGAGCGTAGAAGAAGCTAGAGAGTGGCTAGATAGAGTGAGAAGTGAGAATGATCCGACAAATCTGGCGCTGCTATGGGAAAGTATTGAAAGATTCGAGAGATACGGTAGAGAATTAGTGGAAAGAAAGGAGGTGTCCAAGGATGTAGTGGCAAGGAATTCGAGCTATTGTGTTTGGGTGAAAGATTATAATGAATTGAAATCACAGGTTGCGAGATTCTGTCCTCGGTTTCCGAGTTTAATGAACGGGGAAGTTGTTCCTTGA